In Triticum aestivum cultivar Chinese Spring chromosome 5B, IWGSC CS RefSeq v2.1, whole genome shotgun sequence, the following proteins share a genomic window:
- the LOC123114350 gene encoding probable LRR receptor-like protein kinase At1g51890 isoform X1 codes for MEEPTTGTTAMMVPWLLLLCITAAATSGALQAHAQLDSNAAGFISIDCGLPGQTSYVDNTTKLSYTTDAGFIDTDAGVNHNISAEYITPSMAKSWHSVRSFPSGRRNCYNLSSLVSGSKYLIRGKFLYANYDGLNRLPIFDLYIGVNLWTTVKISEADAAVFTEAIMLVPDDFLEVCLINTGGGTPFISGLDLRALKKMLYPLANETQALVLLHRFNFGPTDSHTIIRYPDDPHDRIWFPFVDVENWVEITAEKEVNIDDEFFEPPQEVMQTAITPRDVSENIEFTLDIQSFPRDHSLGYVHTVYFCELQEYPSSNALRQFYIYRNGVLTNLHFYKPPYLASGFVNSVKPFQASQYKISLDATAKSTLPPIINAIELFSVISTTTVGTNSQDVFAIRAVKKMYQVQKNWTGDPCLPKALSWAGLTCSYNGSRPPTIIIVNMSFYDLHGGISPDFTALKNLQSMDLSNNNLTGSIPDALSQLESLKNLDLSNNKLNGPIPSGLLKKVQDGSLDLKYDNNPDICTNGTSCQPEGGSKVAIYIVVPVVVIVVLLLVVMLYFCLQRKRKQGSIKNSVKLKNDGDGTSQESSLGLESHRFTYRELETITNNFQRVLGRGGFGRVFHGSLEDGTQVAVKLRSHSSNQGVRQFLAEAQVLSRIHHKNLVSMIGYCKDGEHMALVYEYMPQGTLQEHIAGKDNIRRALPWRRRLRVALESAQGLEYLHEGCNPPLIHMDVKTANILLNERLEAKIADFGLSKAFNCHDDTHVSTNTLAGTRGYVDPEYHRTCQASTKNDVYSFGVVLLELVTGKPAILPDTEAISIINWARQRLARGDIEGVVDTRMQGDHDINAVWKATEIALKCTEQVPLQRPSMAEVVMQIQECLDLEEDCTGRDDEFYTGSSSVGMDPNMGYNASTNRCTDLRQNNATLEIEYNHRRGPQMDTSPMATR; via the exons ATGGAGGAACCAACGACGGGAACAACGGCGATGATGGTGCCATGGTTGCTGCTTCTCTGCATCACTGCTGCTGCCACCAGCGGGGCACTGCAAGCTCATGCCCAGCTCGACAGCAATG CTGCAGGTTTTATAAGCATAGACTGCGGTCTTCCAGGGCAAACAAGCTACGTGGATAACACCACCAAGCTATCCTACACCACGGACGCCGGCTTCATCGACACCGATGCCGGCGTAAACCACAACATTTCCGCTGAATACATTACTCCCTCGATGGCCAAGAGCTGGCACAGCGTGCGCAGCTTCCCCAGTGGCAGGCGAAACTGCTACAATCTCAGCTCACTTGTGTCCGGAAGCAAGTACCTTATCCGCGGCAAGTTCTTGTACGCCAACTACGATGGCCTCAACAGGCTGCCCATCTTCGACCTCTACATTGGCGTTAACTTGTGGACAACGGTGAAGATCTCAGAAGCCGACGCAGCGGTATTTACAGAGGCCATCATGCTCGTGCCGGATGATTTCTTGGAGGTTTGCTTGATAAACACTGGCGGCGGGACGCCCTTCATCTCAGGCCTGGATCTGAGGGCGCTGAAGAAAATGCTGTACCCATTGGCCAACGAGACACAGGCCCTGGTCCTGCTACACAGGTTCAACTTCGGACCCACTGATAGCCACACCATTATCAG GTACCCTGATGATCCGCACGACCGGATATGGTTTCCTTTTGTCGACGTGGAAAACTGGGTGGAAATAACAGCGGAGAAGGAGGTAAACATTGATGACGAGTTCTTCGAGCCGCCCCAAGAAGTGATGCAGACGGCCATCACGCCGCGGGACGTCTCGGAGAACATAGAGTTCACCTTGGACATCCAGAGTTTCCCCAGGGACCATTCGCTGGGGTACGTCCATACGGTGTACTTCTGTGAACTTCAAGAATACCCCAGCAGTAATGCACTACGGCAGTTCTACATCTACCGGAATGGCGTGCTAACGAACCTTCATTTCTACAAGCCGCCATACCTTGCCAGCGGTTTTGTGAACTCAGTTAAGCCCTTTCAAGCCAGCCAGTACAAGATCTCCCTCGACGCCACTGCTAAATCGACGCTGCCGCCCATCATAAATGCCATCGAGCTATTCTCCGTCATCTCAACCACCACCGTGGGCACCAACTCACAGGACG TATTTGCCATAAGAGCCGTCAAGAAGATGTATCAGGTGCAGAAGAACTGGACGGGTGATCCGTGCCTTCCCAAGGCACTGAGCTGGGCGGGCTTGACCTGCAGCTATAACGGTTCCAGACCTCCAACAATTATAATAGT AAACATGTCCTTCTATGATCTCCATGGTGGTATATCTCCTGACTTCACAGCTCTCAAGAACCTTCAATCCAT GGATCTGTCAAACAATAACTTGACAGGATCAATTCCAGACGCCCTTTCGCAGTTGGAGTCATTAAAAAATTT AGATCTCTCGAACAACAAACTGAATGGACCAATTCCTTCAGGACTTCTCAAGAAAGTTCAAGATGGCTCCTTGGATCTGAA ATATGACAACAATCCGGATATTTGTACTAATGGCACCTCATGTCAGCCTGAAGGGGGCAGTAAAGTAGCCATCTACATAGTTGTTCCTGTAGTTGTGATTGTGGTGTTACTACTAGTGGTAATGCTATACTTTTGCTTGCAAAGGAAAAGAAAGCAAG GATCAATTAAAAACTCAGTAAAGCTAAAAAATGATGGTGATGGGACTTCTCAAGAAAGTTCACTTGGACTTGAGAGCCATCGGTTCACGTACAGGGAACTGGAGACGATAACGAACAACTTCCAGCGAGTGCTTGGTCGAGGAGGATTTGGGCGTGTCTTCCACGGCTCCCTGGAAGATGGCACTCAGGTAGCAGTAAAGCTGAGGTCTCATTCTTCAAACCAGGGTGTCAGACAGTTCCTTGCAGAG GCTCAAGTTTTATCACGTATTCATCACAAGAATCTTGTGTCCATGATTGGTTACTGCAAGGATGGGGAGCACATGGCACTTGTCTATGAGTACATGCCTCAAGGAACCCTACAAGAGCACATTGCAG GAAAAGACAACATCAGACGAGCTTTACCCTGGAGACGAAGACTCCGAGTCGCACTTGAATCTGCCCAAG GGCTAGAGTACCTACATGAGGGCTGCAACCCACCTCTAATtcatatggatgtcaaaactgccaACATCTTGTTAAACGAGAGACTAGAGGCCAAGATTGCCGACTTTGGATTGTCCAAGGCTTTCAATTGCCACGATGACACCCATGTATCCACCAACACGCTTGCCGGCACACGCGGATATGTAGATCCAGA GTATCATAGAACATGTCAGGCGTCAACCAAGAATGATGTGTACAGTTTTGGTGTTGTGCTGCTAGAGCTAGTCACGGGGAAGCCAGCCATCCTGCCCGACACCGAGGCCATCAGCATCATCAATTGGGCACGACAGCGGCTTGCGCGGGGTGACATTGAGGGCGTGGTGGACACGCGTATGCAAGGTGATCATGACATCAATGCTGTTTGGAAAGCTACAGAGATTGCGCTCAAGTGCACCGAGCAAGTGCCCCTACAGCGGCCCTCCATGGCTGAAGTTGTGATGCAGATACAGGAGTGCCTTGATCTCGAGGAGGACTGCACAGGACGTGATGATGAATTCTACACCGGCAGTAGTAGTGTTGGCATGGACCCAAACATGGGTTACAACGCTAGCACTAACCGGTGCACTGATCTGAGGCAGAACAACGCTACGCTTGAGATAGAGTATAATCATCGGAGAGGGCCACAAATGGATACTAGTCCTATGGCGACACGATGA